Proteins encoded within one genomic window of Actinoplanes octamycinicus:
- a CDS encoding MetQ/NlpA family ABC transporter substrate-binding protein, translating to MRRRSLAAVLAAASLALGLAACGSDDSSDAKSDTLKVGVSPVPHAEILQYVKDNLAAKEGLKLEIVTFNDYVQPNVALQEKQLDANYFQHIPYLDEEKASKGYKFTALKPVHIEPLGVYSKKVKNLADVPSGGLVAIPNDPSNSGRALNLLAKNGLITLKDGAGVKATQKDIATNPKNLQFKTLEAAQLPRSLDDTALSVINGNYAIETGLKPSTDALALESGDNNPYANLVVVRAGDESDARIVKLETLLHSAEVKKFITDKYQGSVLAAF from the coding sequence ATGCGCCGCCGTTCCCTCGCCGCCGTCCTGGCCGCCGCCTCCCTCGCCCTCGGGCTGGCCGCGTGCGGCTCCGACGACTCGAGCGATGCCAAGTCGGACACCCTCAAGGTCGGGGTCAGCCCGGTCCCGCACGCGGAGATCCTCCAGTACGTCAAGGACAACCTGGCCGCCAAGGAGGGCCTGAAGCTGGAGATCGTCACGTTCAACGACTACGTCCAGCCGAACGTCGCCCTCCAGGAGAAGCAGCTCGACGCCAACTACTTCCAGCACATCCCGTACCTGGACGAGGAGAAGGCGTCGAAGGGCTACAAGTTCACCGCGCTCAAGCCGGTGCACATCGAGCCGCTCGGCGTCTACTCCAAGAAGGTGAAGAACCTGGCCGACGTGCCCAGCGGCGGCCTGGTCGCGATCCCGAACGACCCGTCGAACTCGGGCCGCGCGCTGAACCTGCTCGCCAAGAACGGCCTGATCACCCTCAAGGACGGCGCCGGCGTCAAGGCGACCCAGAAGGACATCGCCACCAACCCGAAGAACCTGCAGTTCAAGACCCTCGAGGCGGCCCAGCTGCCGCGCAGCCTGGACGACACCGCGCTCTCGGTGATCAACGGCAACTACGCGATCGAGACCGGTCTGAAGCCGTCGACGGACGCGCTGGCGCTGGAGAGCGGCGACAACAACCCCTACGCCAACCTGGTGGTGGTCCGCGCCGGTGACGAGAGTGACGCGCGCATCGTCAAGCTGGAGACGCTGCTCCACTCCGCCGAGGTGAAGAAGTTCATCACCGACAAGTACCAGGGAAGTGTTCTCGCGGCGTTCTGA
- a CDS encoding carbohydrate ABC transporter permease: MAVSTRPPAHRPQSGPAASQRRGRPARHQDDGRAGYVFLSPWLLGLAAVTAIPMLLSLYLSFTNYDVLSSFSEADWVGLDNYRKMFTDDPAFWHAVRVTLVFALIGTPLKLGAALGVAMLLNRSFRGAGLFRGLFYLPSLLGGSVAVAMIWRSIFDRSGAFNAFLSWFGIEGKAWVNDPSTALGTLILLAVWQFGAPMVIFLAGLKQVPNELYEAAEVDGASSVRKFLSVTLPMLSPVIFFNLVLETIHGFQGFTSAFVLSGGTGGPVDSTLMYTLQLYLKGFANFEMGYASAMAWVFLITIGLVTVVLFRTGRFWVHYSDGDD, from the coding sequence GTGGCAGTCAGCACCCGGCCGCCCGCCCACCGGCCGCAGTCCGGTCCCGCCGCTTCCCAGCGGCGGGGCCGGCCCGCCCGGCACCAGGACGACGGGCGCGCCGGATACGTCTTCCTCTCCCCCTGGCTGCTTGGGCTGGCCGCGGTCACCGCGATCCCGATGCTGCTGTCGCTCTACCTGAGCTTCACCAACTACGACGTGCTCAGCTCGTTCTCCGAGGCGGACTGGGTCGGCCTGGACAACTACCGGAAGATGTTCACCGACGACCCGGCCTTCTGGCACGCGGTCCGGGTGACGCTGGTCTTCGCGCTGATCGGCACCCCGCTCAAGCTGGGCGCGGCGCTCGGCGTGGCGATGCTGCTGAACCGGTCGTTCCGCGGCGCCGGGCTGTTCCGCGGCCTGTTCTACCTGCCGTCGCTGCTCGGCGGCAGCGTCGCGGTGGCGATGATCTGGCGCAGCATCTTCGACCGGTCCGGCGCCTTCAACGCGTTCCTGAGCTGGTTCGGCATCGAGGGCAAGGCCTGGGTGAACGACCCGTCCACCGCCCTCGGCACGCTGATCCTGCTGGCCGTCTGGCAGTTCGGCGCCCCGATGGTGATCTTCCTGGCCGGCCTGAAGCAGGTGCCGAACGAGCTCTACGAGGCCGCCGAGGTGGACGGCGCGAGCTCGGTGCGCAAGTTCCTCAGCGTCACCCTGCCGATGCTCTCCCCGGTGATCTTCTTCAACCTGGTGCTCGAGACGATCCACGGGTTCCAGGGCTTCACCTCGGCGTTCGTGCTCTCCGGCGGGACCGGCGGCCCGGTCGACTCGACCCTGATGTACACGCTCCAGCTGTACCTGAAGGGCTTCGCGAACTTCGAGATGGGCTACGCCTCGGCGATGGCCTGGGTCTTCCTCATCACCATCGGCCTGGTCACCGTGGTGCTGTTCCGCACCGGCCGGTTCTGGGTCCACTACTCGGACGGAGACGACTGA
- a CDS encoding mannitol dehydrogenase family protein: protein MTVTTTLGAAALPGLAPECRPAVRPGDVRAGILHLGLGAFHRAHQAVYTEAAVAASGGDWGIVGVAPRSREILDKLRAQDRLYSVLTVGGGPDHARAVGIMAGLGHVAGDPHGVLAAIADPGIRIVSLTVTEKAYRLGPDGRLLLDDELRAELTGARPPVSVPALLARALLVREAPLTVLCCDNLQGNGPRIRGMVEQALEVAGAELPAGVEFPATMVDRIVPATSADHIRRAAAALGVEDSVPVVAEPFHQWVIEDRFPGGRPDWGAAGAIMTTEVGSWELLKLRALNSVHSACAYLGALAGREMISDALELPGMGTFLRRFLDEDISPTIDPPPGVTVLQYGETALERFANRELGHRTHQVAMDGTQKLPHRLLGTIADRRRAGAMPVWAALVLAGWMRFARGCADDGSALPLDDPLAARLRQVVSERPDTAEGLVEALLGVTEVFPAALAHDAGLRAELIRWVGELDRHGAAATIAAAGR from the coding sequence ATGACGGTGACCACCACACTCGGCGCCGCCGCGCTGCCCGGGCTCGCGCCCGAGTGCCGCCCCGCGGTGCGTCCCGGCGACGTCCGGGCCGGCATCCTGCACCTCGGGCTCGGCGCGTTCCACCGGGCCCACCAGGCCGTCTACACCGAGGCGGCGGTCGCGGCCAGCGGCGGCGACTGGGGGATCGTCGGCGTCGCGCCGCGCTCCCGGGAAATCCTCGACAAGCTGCGCGCGCAGGACCGGCTCTACAGCGTGCTGACCGTCGGCGGCGGGCCGGACCACGCCCGCGCGGTCGGGATCATGGCCGGGCTCGGGCACGTCGCCGGGGACCCGCACGGGGTGCTCGCGGCGATCGCCGACCCGGGGATCCGGATCGTGTCGCTGACCGTGACGGAGAAGGCGTACCGGCTCGGACCGGACGGGAGACTGCTGCTCGACGACGAGCTGCGGGCCGAGCTGACCGGGGCGCGGCCGCCGGTCAGCGTGCCCGCGCTGCTGGCCCGGGCGCTGCTCGTCCGCGAGGCCCCGCTGACCGTGCTGTGCTGCGACAACCTGCAGGGCAACGGGCCGCGGATCCGCGGGATGGTGGAGCAGGCCCTCGAGGTGGCCGGCGCGGAGCTGCCCGCCGGGGTGGAGTTCCCGGCCACCATGGTGGACCGGATCGTGCCGGCGACCAGCGCGGACCACATCCGGCGGGCGGCCGCCGCGCTCGGCGTCGAGGACAGCGTCCCGGTCGTGGCCGAGCCGTTCCACCAGTGGGTGATCGAGGACCGGTTCCCCGGCGGGCGGCCGGACTGGGGCGCGGCCGGCGCGATCATGACCACCGAGGTGGGGTCCTGGGAGCTGCTCAAACTGCGGGCGCTGAACTCGGTGCACTCGGCCTGCGCGTACCTCGGGGCGCTCGCCGGCCGCGAGATGATCTCCGACGCGCTGGAGCTGCCCGGGATGGGAACCTTCCTGCGGCGTTTCCTGGACGAGGACATCTCGCCGACGATCGATCCGCCGCCCGGCGTGACCGTTCTGCAGTACGGCGAGACGGCGCTGGAGCGCTTCGCGAACCGGGAGCTGGGCCACCGGACGCATCAGGTGGCGATGGACGGGACGCAGAAGCTGCCGCACCGGCTGCTCGGCACCATCGCCGACCGGCGCCGGGCCGGGGCGATGCCGGTGTGGGCGGCACTGGTGCTGGCCGGCTGGATGCGCTTCGCCCGCGGGTGTGCCGACGACGGGTCCGCGCTGCCGCTCGACGACCCGCTCGCCGCCCGGCTGAGGCAGGTTGTCTCCGAGCGACCGGACACGGCGGAGGGGCTGGTCGAGGCGCTCCTCGGGGTCACCGAGGTGTTCCCGGCGGCGTTGGCCCATGACGCCGGCCTGCGGGCCGAGCTGATCCGCTGGGTCGGCGAGCTGGACCGGCACGGGGCGGCGGCGACCATCGCGGCGGCCGGCCGATGA
- a CDS encoding ABC transporter substrate-binding protein, whose amino-acid sequence MTAPRLMRGLMAAVIALPLALLGACGGDDNSSSDGKTELTFFWWGGEARAKLTEQALALYTQKHPDVTFKTTWQANQGYFDKLATLTAGSDAPDIFQIDDNYLAEYATRNVTLDLTSYKDSGKVDVSKFPEGLWKYGVVDNKLAGLAMGENTQGLVFNKTKLEAAKQELPKTGISWADFITWAQKAGAATKIPGTQDPSADYKAFWVWLRQNGKDLYNGNQLAFTKDDVQKWFELWKGARDTKATPTADVIHEGNATDITKQLVVTNKALTSWVWANQMPDIQKNTKDELAVVAYPGDPSAQWARASMYFSVYRGSKDKDKAVDVINFLANDPEAAKILGTDRGLPSNLDNRTAVAATVTDPAMKASIALEDELVKKFGPAPSVPPKGHSTVKSELIKAAEAAQFGTATPDKAAEQFFAAAQAAVAG is encoded by the coding sequence ATGACCGCACCCCGTTTGATGCGTGGCCTGATGGCCGCCGTGATCGCGCTCCCGCTCGCGCTGCTCGGCGCCTGTGGCGGCGACGACAATTCCAGCAGCGACGGCAAGACCGAACTCACCTTCTTCTGGTGGGGCGGCGAGGCCCGGGCCAAGCTCACCGAGCAGGCCCTGGCGCTGTACACGCAGAAGCACCCGGATGTCACGTTCAAGACGACCTGGCAGGCGAACCAGGGCTACTTCGACAAGCTGGCCACGCTGACCGCCGGCTCGGACGCCCCGGACATCTTCCAGATCGACGACAACTACCTGGCCGAGTACGCGACCCGCAACGTCACCTTGGACCTGACCTCGTACAAGGACTCCGGCAAGGTCGACGTGTCGAAGTTCCCCGAGGGCCTGTGGAAGTACGGGGTGGTCGACAACAAGCTGGCCGGCCTGGCGATGGGCGAGAACACCCAGGGCCTGGTCTTCAACAAGACCAAGCTGGAGGCGGCCAAGCAGGAGCTGCCGAAGACCGGCATCAGCTGGGCCGACTTCATCACCTGGGCGCAGAAGGCCGGCGCGGCCACCAAGATCCCCGGCACCCAGGACCCGAGCGCCGACTACAAGGCGTTCTGGGTGTGGCTGCGGCAGAACGGCAAGGACCTCTACAACGGCAACCAGCTCGCGTTCACCAAGGACGACGTGCAGAAGTGGTTCGAGCTGTGGAAGGGCGCCCGCGACACCAAGGCCACCCCGACCGCGGACGTGATCCACGAGGGCAACGCCACCGACATCACCAAGCAGCTGGTGGTGACCAACAAGGCGCTCACCTCGTGGGTGTGGGCCAACCAGATGCCGGACATCCAGAAGAACACCAAGGACGAGCTCGCCGTGGTGGCGTACCCGGGTGACCCGTCCGCGCAGTGGGCCCGCGCCTCGATGTACTTCTCCGTCTACCGCGGCAGCAAGGACAAGGACAAGGCGGTCGACGTGATCAACTTCCTGGCCAACGACCCGGAGGCCGCCAAGATCCTCGGCACCGACCGCGGCCTGCCGTCCAACCTGGACAACCGCACCGCGGTCGCCGCGACCGTCACCGACCCGGCGATGAAGGCCTCGATCGCCCTCGAGGACGAGCTGGTCAAGAAGTTCGGCCCGGCGCCGAGCGTGCCGCCGAAGGGCCACAGCACGGTCAAGAGCGAGCTGATCAAGGCCGCCGAGGCCGCCCAGTTCGGCACCGCCACCCCGGACAAGGCCGCCGAGCAGTTCTTCGCCGCCGCCCAGGCCGCGGTGGCCGGGTGA
- a CDS encoding Gfo/Idh/MocA family protein encodes MTRYALVGAGARAGMFIRALTTDHADVAELVALADTNPARPAVYKKRHDLDIPTYPVEDFTEMLKRERVDVVIVTTVDRFHERYLVAAMEAGCDAITEKPMTVDAASCRRILQTQRRTGRDVRVTFNYRYNPLHEAVKKELHQIGEIGSVHFEWLLDIRHGADYFRRWHRDKANSGGLLVHKAGHHFDLVNWWLDDAPSQVFAAGRLFFYGQQGRRHGYARDYDRAHGAAAAEGDPFALRMADEPAMRELYLEAEQHDGYHRDRNVFGPGVTIEDDMAVLVRYARGASMSYHLTAYAPWEGYRVMFNGSRGRLELEVVETDHVAPAAAAGVKGEPGSLSDAEQGSRRLLLRPFWAPPREITVDGYSRQGHGGADVRMLADLIRPDAPPDPLGRTANAVDGARALLTGLAANESLATGQAVNVHDLLDLEEIR; translated from the coding sequence TTGACTCGCTACGCCCTCGTGGGGGCCGGCGCCCGGGCCGGGATGTTCATCCGGGCGCTCACCACCGACCACGCCGACGTCGCGGAGTTGGTCGCCCTGGCCGACACCAACCCGGCCCGGCCGGCCGTGTACAAGAAGCGACATGACCTCGACATACCGACTTATCCCGTCGAGGACTTCACCGAGATGCTCAAGCGGGAACGCGTCGACGTGGTGATAGTCACCACCGTCGATCGATTTCACGAGCGCTATCTGGTGGCGGCCATGGAGGCGGGCTGCGATGCGATCACCGAGAAGCCGATGACGGTGGACGCCGCGTCCTGCCGCCGGATCCTGCAGACCCAGCGAAGAACCGGCCGCGACGTCCGGGTCACCTTCAACTACCGCTACAACCCTTTGCACGAGGCGGTCAAGAAGGAGCTCCACCAGATCGGGGAGATCGGCTCGGTGCACTTCGAGTGGCTGCTCGACATCCGGCACGGCGCCGACTACTTCCGCCGCTGGCACCGCGACAAGGCGAACTCCGGCGGCCTGCTGGTGCACAAGGCTGGCCACCACTTCGACCTGGTCAACTGGTGGCTGGACGACGCCCCCTCGCAGGTCTTCGCGGCGGGACGGCTGTTCTTCTACGGCCAGCAGGGCCGCCGGCACGGTTACGCCCGCGACTACGACCGCGCGCACGGCGCCGCCGCCGCGGAGGGTGACCCGTTCGCCCTGCGGATGGCCGACGAGCCGGCGATGCGCGAGCTGTATCTGGAGGCCGAGCAGCACGACGGGTACCACCGCGACCGGAACGTCTTCGGGCCCGGCGTGACCATCGAGGACGACATGGCCGTCCTGGTCCGCTACGCCCGGGGCGCCTCGATGAGCTACCACCTCACCGCGTACGCCCCGTGGGAGGGCTACCGGGTGATGTTCAACGGCAGCCGGGGCCGCCTGGAGCTGGAGGTGGTCGAGACCGACCACGTCGCGCCGGCCGCGGCCGCCGGGGTCAAGGGCGAGCCCGGCTCGCTGTCCGACGCCGAGCAGGGAAGCCGCAGGCTGCTGCTCCGGCCGTTCTGGGCGCCGCCGCGTGAGATCACTGTGGACGGGTACTCCCGGCAGGGGCACGGTGGGGCTGATGTGCGCATGCTCGCCGACCTGATCCGGCCGGACGCGCCCCCCGACCCGCTCGGGCGCACCGCGAACGCCGTGGACGGCGCCCGAGCCCTGCTCACCGGCCTGGCCGCCAACGAAAGCCTGGCAACCGGACAGGCCGTCAACGTGCACGACCTCCTAGATCTTGAGGAGATCAGGTGA
- a CDS encoding carbohydrate ABC transporter permease, translated as MVAVTAARRPFNPRSLIRPAVLLVLTAIVLYPLVWMLGTSFKAPEEVLNNVSVLPDDPTPANYPDGWTHFDIGFGRFFLNSFMVATLTVVANCVSCLLAAYAFARLRFRLRGMWFAVMIGTLLLPSHVLIVPQFVMFKSFGWVGGPWPYLPLIVPHLLATDAFFVFLMVQFMRGIPRELDDAAKIDGCSAYSVFRHVILPLSRPALVSTAIFSFIWTWNDFFRQLVYLSDLEKYTAPVALTLFIDSTGQSAVGPMFAMSVLSLAPVFLFFVAFQRLLVEGINTTGLKG; from the coding sequence ATGGTCGCCGTGACTGCCGCCCGCCGGCCGTTCAACCCCCGCTCGCTGATCCGGCCGGCCGTCCTGCTCGTGCTCACCGCGATCGTGCTCTACCCGCTGGTGTGGATGCTCGGCACCTCGTTCAAGGCGCCGGAGGAGGTGCTGAACAACGTCTCGGTGCTGCCGGACGACCCGACGCCGGCCAACTATCCGGACGGGTGGACGCACTTTGACATCGGGTTCGGCCGGTTCTTCCTGAACAGCTTCATGGTGGCCACGCTGACCGTGGTGGCGAACTGCGTCTCCTGCCTGCTGGCCGCGTATGCCTTCGCCCGGCTGCGGTTCCGGCTGCGCGGCATGTGGTTCGCCGTCATGATCGGCACGCTGCTGCTGCCCAGCCACGTGCTGATCGTGCCGCAGTTCGTGATGTTCAAGTCGTTCGGCTGGGTGGGCGGGCCGTGGCCGTACCTGCCGCTGATCGTGCCGCACCTGCTGGCCACCGACGCGTTCTTCGTCTTCCTGATGGTGCAGTTCATGCGCGGCATTCCCCGCGAACTCGACGACGCCGCGAAAATCGACGGCTGCAGCGCGTACAGCGTCTTCCGCCACGTGATCCTGCCGCTGTCCCGCCCCGCTCTGGTATCGACCGCGATCTTCTCCTTCATCTGGACCTGGAACGACTTCTTCCGCCAGCTGGTCTACCTCTCCGACCTGGAGAAATACACCGCCCCGGTGGCGTTGACGCTGTTCATCGACTCGACCGGCCAGTCCGCGGTCGGCCCGATGTTCGCCATGTCGGTGCTGTCGCTCGCCCCGGTCTTCCTGTTCTTCGTCGCCTTCCAGCGCCTGCTCGTGGAAGGCATCAACACGACAGGCCTGAAGGGATGA
- the ald gene encoding alanine dehydrogenase, whose translation MHIGVPKEVKNHEYRVAITPAGVVEAVRHGHEVVVQTGAGVGSAISDDDYVAAGARILPDADAVWDAADMILKVKEPIAEEYHRLRAGQVVFTYLHLAADAEGTKALLNSGTTAIAYETVQLADGSLPLLAPMSEVAGRLAPQVGAYSLMRNSGGRGVLPGGVPGVAPAKITVIGGGVSGANAATIALGLGAEVTVLDLSIPRLRQLDAQFGGRVKTLVSSTYAIEQSVLEADMVIGAVLVPGAKAPTLVSNDLVKRMKPGSVLVDIAIDQGGCFEDSRPTTHQDPVYQVHGSVFYCVANMPGAVPNTSTYALTNATLPYVLRLADLGWQEALRTDPALAQGLNTHAGILTNDSVGSALGLPTESVSSVLAA comes from the coding sequence ATGCACATCGGTGTGCCGAAAGAGGTCAAGAACCACGAGTACCGGGTGGCGATCACGCCCGCGGGTGTGGTGGAGGCCGTGCGTCACGGGCACGAGGTCGTCGTGCAGACCGGCGCCGGGGTGGGCTCGGCCATCAGTGACGACGACTACGTGGCGGCCGGCGCCCGGATCCTGCCGGACGCGGACGCGGTCTGGGACGCCGCCGACATGATCCTCAAGGTCAAGGAGCCGATCGCCGAGGAGTACCACCGGCTGCGCGCCGGCCAGGTGGTTTTCACCTACCTGCACCTCGCCGCCGACGCCGAGGGCACCAAGGCGCTGCTGAACAGCGGCACCACCGCGATCGCGTACGAGACCGTGCAGCTGGCCGACGGCTCGCTGCCGCTGCTCGCCCCGATGTCCGAGGTGGCCGGGCGGCTCGCCCCGCAGGTCGGCGCGTACAGCTTGATGCGCAACAGCGGCGGCCGCGGCGTGCTGCCGGGCGGCGTGCCGGGGGTCGCCCCGGCGAAGATCACGGTGATCGGCGGCGGCGTCTCCGGCGCGAACGCGGCGACCATCGCGCTCGGCCTGGGCGCCGAGGTGACCGTGCTGGACCTGAGCATCCCGCGCCTGCGGCAGTTGGACGCGCAGTTCGGCGGCCGGGTCAAGACGCTGGTCTCCAGCACCTACGCGATCGAGCAGTCGGTGCTCGAGGCGGACATGGTGATCGGCGCGGTGCTGGTCCCCGGCGCGAAGGCCCCGACGCTGGTCAGCAACGACCTGGTGAAGCGGATGAAGCCCGGCTCGGTGCTCGTCGACATCGCGATCGACCAGGGCGGCTGCTTCGAGGACTCGCGCCCGACCACTCACCAGGACCCGGTCTACCAGGTGCACGGCTCGGTCTTCTACTGCGTGGCGAACATGCCCGGCGCGGTCCCGAACACCTCGACCTACGCCCTGACCAACGCCACCCTTCCGTACGTGCTGCGCCTCGCCGACCTGGGCTGGCAGGAGGCGCTCCGCACCGACCCGGCTCTCGCGCAGGGCCTGAACACGCACGCCGGAATCCTCACCAACGACTCCGTCGGCTCAGCGCTCGGCCTCCCCACCGAGTCCGTCAGCTCGGTTCTCGCGGCCTGA
- a CDS encoding LacI family DNA-binding transcriptional regulator: protein MAVTIRDVAKASGVHISTVSRTFSAPHLVNPETRTRVLATAEELGYRPNRAARALITGRTHNIGLIVADIANPFFPPMIKAAETHARRRDYHVFVADTDEDPVVETDLVRALAKQVDGILLCSPRMSDDQIELMRREVPLVVVNRLIDGLPAVVMDVGTGARSAVRHLVDLGHRHLVYLSGPRGSWTNREIRRAAGVAARAGGAELTVLGPHQPVSAAGADAAEAVLATGATAVLAYNDLMAIGLLQSLQDRGVAVPDRISVVGFDDIATSALVRPTLTTVANPTAAAGRAAVDMLLQQGDDGATGQVTLRTDLVIRNSTGPGPYAPAGATTAQVAAYAKE, encoded by the coding sequence GTGGCCGTGACCATCCGGGACGTCGCCAAGGCGTCCGGAGTGCACATCTCCACGGTGTCGCGCACCTTCTCGGCGCCGCACCTGGTCAACCCCGAGACACGGACGCGGGTGCTGGCCACCGCGGAGGAACTGGGCTACCGCCCGAACCGGGCCGCCCGGGCGCTCATCACCGGACGGACCCACAACATCGGCCTGATCGTGGCCGACATCGCCAACCCCTTCTTCCCGCCCATGATCAAGGCGGCCGAGACCCACGCCCGGCGGCGCGACTACCACGTCTTCGTCGCCGACACCGACGAGGACCCGGTCGTCGAGACCGACCTCGTCCGGGCCTTGGCCAAGCAGGTCGACGGGATCCTGCTCTGCAGTCCCCGGATGAGCGACGACCAGATAGAGCTGATGCGCCGCGAGGTGCCGCTGGTCGTCGTGAACCGCTTGATCGACGGGCTTCCGGCGGTGGTGATGGACGTCGGCACGGGCGCACGCTCGGCCGTACGCCATCTCGTCGACCTGGGCCACCGCCACCTCGTCTACCTGTCCGGTCCGCGCGGGTCGTGGACCAACCGGGAGATCCGCCGAGCCGCCGGGGTCGCCGCCCGGGCCGGCGGAGCGGAACTCACCGTTCTCGGCCCGCACCAGCCGGTCTCCGCGGCCGGCGCGGACGCGGCCGAGGCGGTGCTCGCCACCGGCGCCACCGCAGTGCTCGCCTACAACGACCTGATGGCCATCGGCCTGCTCCAGTCGTTGCAGGACCGCGGCGTCGCCGTTCCCGACCGGATCAGCGTCGTCGGTTTCGACGACATCGCGACCAGCGCGCTGGTCCGGCCCACGCTCACCACCGTGGCGAACCCGACCGCGGCCGCCGGGCGCGCCGCCGTCGACATGCTGCTTCAACAGGGCGACGACGGCGCCACCGGACAGGTCACCCTCCGGACCGATCTGGTCATCCGCAACTCCACCGGGCCCGGGCCGTACGCCCCGGCCGGCGCGACCACCGCTCAGGTCGCCGCATACGCCAAGGAGTGA
- a CDS encoding Lrp/AsnC family transcriptional regulator — MTDLPKDVRGLDHIDLELLSLLRADGRMPNNALADRVGIAPSTCLTRIRRLREIGAIRGFHADVDPAWIGRPIQAMIAVRIRSDARDAIGKFAESLAGIPAVRDVYFVSGNYDFLLHVAAADVEDLRAVITERLSGTRLIAGTETYLIFEHRRGA, encoded by the coding sequence GTGACCGACCTGCCGAAGGATGTTCGAGGTCTGGATCACATCGATCTGGAGCTGCTGAGCCTGCTGCGCGCCGACGGCCGGATGCCGAACAACGCTCTCGCCGACCGGGTCGGCATCGCCCCGTCCACCTGCCTGACCCGGATCCGCCGGCTGCGCGAGATCGGCGCCATCCGCGGTTTCCACGCCGACGTCGACCCGGCCTGGATCGGCCGCCCGATCCAGGCGATGATCGCGGTCCGGATCCGCTCCGACGCCCGCGACGCGATCGGCAAGTTCGCCGAGTCGCTGGCCGGCATCCCCGCCGTCCGGGACGTCTACTTCGTCTCCGGCAACTACGACTTCCTGCTGCACGTCGCCGCGGCCGATGTCGAGGACCTCCGCGCGGTCATCACCGAACGCCTCAGCGGCACCCGCCTGATAGCCGGCACCGAAACCTACCTGATCTTCGAACACCGCCGCGGCGCCTGA
- the uxaC gene encoding glucuronate isomerase, with product MTLFPAEATQREIARELYAHARDLPLISPHGHVDPALLADDEPFPDPARLFVVPDHYVTRMLASQGIPPARLGVPSIDGSEVETDGRAIWRLLAANWHLFRGTPSRLWIEKVFAEVFSIKKAFGTATADEIYDELSDRLAEPEFRPRALFTRFNIEVLATTESPIDDLSAHAKLAADGWGGPGGRVITTFRPDNLVDMEWAGWAERVAALGELTGQDVGTYPGFLAALRSRRELFIAAGATSSDHGHPTAATADLTDAEAAVLYRKGLGGATDARDAETFRAHMLVEFARMSLDDGLVMQLHPGSVRNHNTALYARHGRDVGGDIPSATEYVQALRPLLDRYGDDPRLRIVLYTLDETAFTRELAPLAGGYAALYLGAPWWFLDSPEGLRRFRETVTETAGFYNTAGFVDDTRAFCSIPARHDVARRVDAGFLARLVAEGRLPLDEAAETIADLAYHLPKKVFRLDGPAA from the coding sequence GTGACTCTGTTCCCCGCCGAGGCAACCCAGCGAGAGATCGCCCGTGAGCTGTACGCCCACGCCCGCGACCTGCCGCTGATCAGCCCGCACGGCCACGTCGACCCGGCGCTGCTGGCCGACGACGAGCCGTTCCCCGACCCGGCCCGGCTGTTCGTGGTGCCCGACCACTACGTCACCCGGATGCTGGCTAGCCAGGGCATCCCACCGGCCCGGCTGGGCGTGCCGAGCATCGACGGCAGCGAGGTGGAGACCGACGGCCGAGCCATCTGGCGGCTGCTGGCCGCGAACTGGCACCTCTTCCGCGGCACCCCGTCCCGGCTCTGGATCGAGAAGGTGTTCGCCGAGGTCTTCTCGATCAAGAAGGCTTTCGGTACGGCCACCGCCGACGAGATCTACGACGAGTTGTCCGACCGTCTCGCCGAGCCGGAGTTCCGCCCCCGGGCGCTGTTCACCCGGTTCAACATCGAGGTGCTGGCCACCACCGAGAGCCCGATCGACGACCTCTCCGCGCACGCCAAGCTCGCCGCCGACGGCTGGGGCGGGCCGGGCGGCCGGGTGATCACCACGTTCCGCCCGGACAACCTGGTCGACATGGAGTGGGCCGGCTGGGCGGAACGCGTCGCGGCGCTCGGCGAGCTGACCGGGCAGGACGTCGGGACGTACCCCGGCTTCCTGGCCGCGCTGCGGTCCCGCCGCGAGCTGTTCATCGCGGCCGGCGCGACCAGCTCCGACCACGGCCACCCGACCGCCGCCACCGCCGATCTCACCGACGCCGAGGCGGCCGTGCTCTACCGCAAGGGCCTCGGCGGCGCGACCGACGCCCGGGACGCCGAGACGTTCCGGGCGCACATGCTGGTCGAGTTCGCCAGGATGTCCCTGGACGACGGCTTGGTCATGCAGCTGCACCCGGGCTCGGTGCGCAACCACAACACGGCCCTGTACGCCCGGCACGGCCGGGACGTCGGCGGCGACATCCCGTCGGCGACCGAGTACGTCCAGGCGCTCCGCCCGCTGCTCGACCGGTACGGCGACGACCCCCGCCTGCGGATCGTGCTCTACACCCTGGACGAGACCGCGTTCACCCGGGAGCTCGCCCCGCTGGCCGGCGGTTACGCCGCCCTCTACCTGGGCGCGCCCTGGTGGTTCCTGGACAGCCCGGAGGGGCTGCGCCGGTTCCGGGAGACGGTCACCGAGACGGCCGGCTTCTACAACACCGCCGGCTTCGTCGACGACACCCGCGCCTTCTGCTCCATCCCGGCCCGGCACGACGTGGCCCGCCGGGTCGACGCCGGGTTCCTCGCCCGGCTGGTCGCCGAGGGCCGGCTGCCGCTCGACGAGGCCGCCGAGACCATCGCCGACCTGGCCTACCACCTGCCGAAGAAGGTCTTCCGGCTGGACGGGCCGGCGGCATGA